A single Populus nigra chromosome 13, ddPopNigr1.1, whole genome shotgun sequence DNA region contains:
- the LOC133671554 gene encoding cyclin-dependent kinase inhibitor 4-like: MGKYMRKAKTTNDLAVVDLSCGVRTRAKTLALKKQQALRLHASSASPPPPSSPAGYLQLRSRRLEKKPPPVPSLHHGSPRRQQQRLGGQNNNKLGQKESPSPILKPSSRVDKDSGSSQEREGGESKEVEENNNSNSKDLGSFGDNVLDIESRDRSTRESTPCNLTRGTEDTRTPGSTTKPASPTESSRRLQNSMQRRIPTTREMDEFFGPAEEEQLRQFTEKYNFDPVSDKPLPGRYEWEKMDP; the protein is encoded by the exons ATGGGCAAGTATATGAGGAAGGCTAAAACGACAAATGATTTAGCCGTGGTCGACTTGAGTTGTGGTGTCCGTACCCGAGCCAAAACCCTAGCTCTCAAGAAACAACAAGCCCTCAGATTGCATGCCTCCTCTGCCTCTCCTCCTCCCCCCTCGTCTCCCGCCGGCTACCTCCAGCTTCGCAGCCGCCGTCTTGAGAAGAAACCACCTCCAGTTCCATCATTGCATCATGGCTCCCCGCGAAGGCAGCAGCAGAGACTGGGTGGTCAGAACAATAACAAATTGGGGCAGAAAGAAAGCCCTAGCCCTATTTTGAAACCGAGTTCGCGGGTGGATAAAGATTCCGGGTCGAGTCAAGAGAGAGAAGGGGGGGAGAGTAAAGAGgttgaagagaataataacaGCAATAGTAAAGACTTGGGTTCTTTTGGAGATAATGTTTTGGACATTGAAAGTAGAGATAG GAGCACTAGGGAATCCACTCCTTGCAATTTAACAAGAGGCACAGAAGACACAAGAACCCCTGGTTCTACTACTAAGCCTGCTAGCCCAACTGAAAGTAGCCGGAGATTACAGAACTCAATGCAAAGACGCATCCCAACAACCCGTGAAATGGATGAGTTCTTTGGCCCAGCTGAAGAAGAGCAGCTAAGGCAATTTACTGAGAA GTATAACTTTGACCCTGTTAGTGACAAGCCGCTCCCTGGACGTTATGAATGGGAGAAAATGGATCCCTAG